One window of Rasiella rasia genomic DNA carries:
- a CDS encoding UvrD-helicase domain-containing protein, translated as MELDVTDELQAYFDAKGKVVLNACPGGGKTTAIAQKIINLEDEYKKTYGNHSGIACISFTNAAKDELNLTYNQLCGNNLKYPNLVSTIDSFINTYITLPFYYLLERNFARPQILESNTRLDLFWKTKYTNKKGQLVDGLKNPMNSLKAMSGRSIYYQYLPSTIRLEPDGSYSVNGNAPSEEKVDLEVFEKYCKYIKGWQFKNGLITTNDSAYIALRLLRKNPKICEWLASRFPHIIVDEAQDNSLMQHQIFEELNSQGLENIEFIGDPYQSLYEFRDANPQLFLDKYNSDDYVGLELSNNRRSPQHIIDCFSLLRPKDERTILSACKTDLEEPILIYKYKDGDRGKIINHFEEYCASKDLKKIKVVVRGNSIRNKMLGRDAQQRPWHNALAYDLIAAKIEYDDKNLKDAINIARNIVIRLENRGLSFVDFGHLRAELKTDYLNNARIIKFVKGLPELVNTIEDWSQLCPAYVKKALNLDYDIDFGMKKTSKYFAKTTRTEPVSAHFNRVDIDKTSSLTTVHQVKGKTLDAILIFFDEKNHASNINFRDLEPDADGFIKEKKRIIYVAMSRPKHLLAMAFPQKISDEQLINKFGKDISTINLD; from the coding sequence ATGGAATTGGATGTTACAGATGAATTGCAAGCATATTTTGATGCTAAAGGCAAAGTTGTTTTAAATGCGTGCCCAGGTGGTGGTAAAACAACTGCGATTGCTCAAAAAATAATCAATCTTGAAGATGAGTATAAAAAAACTTATGGTAACCATTCAGGAATTGCTTGTATTTCTTTTACAAATGCGGCAAAGGATGAACTTAATCTTACGTACAATCAGCTTTGTGGCAATAATTTAAAATACCCAAATTTGGTTAGCACGATTGATAGCTTTATAAATACCTACATTACTTTGCCATTTTATTATCTTCTTGAGAGAAATTTTGCCAGGCCTCAGATTTTGGAAAGTAATACTCGATTAGATTTATTCTGGAAAACGAAATACACAAACAAGAAAGGTCAATTGGTAGACGGTCTCAAAAACCCAATGAATTCTTTAAAAGCTATGTCCGGAAGAAGTATCTATTATCAGTATTTACCATCTACGATAAGATTAGAACCGGATGGAAGCTATTCTGTAAACGGAAACGCACCTTCGGAAGAGAAAGTCGATTTGGAAGTATTTGAAAAATATTGCAAATATATCAAAGGATGGCAGTTTAAAAATGGGCTTATAACCACTAATGATTCCGCATACATCGCATTACGGCTATTAAGAAAAAATCCGAAAATTTGTGAATGGCTAGCGAGTAGGTTTCCACACATAATTGTCGATGAGGCACAAGATAACTCACTTATGCAACATCAGATCTTCGAAGAATTAAATAGCCAAGGACTAGAGAATATTGAATTTATTGGCGACCCTTATCAAAGCCTATACGAATTTAGAGATGCCAACCCACAATTATTTTTAGACAAATATAATAGCGATGATTATGTTGGTTTAGAATTATCAAACAACAGAAGGTCGCCACAACATATTATTGACTGTTTCTCTCTATTGAGACCCAAAGATGAACGAACTATATTAAGTGCCTGCAAAACTGATTTGGAAGAGCCTATTCTTATCTATAAATATAAGGATGGCGATAGAGGCAAAATCATAAATCATTTTGAAGAATATTGCGCGAGTAAGGACTTAAAAAAAATTAAGGTAGTAGTTCGAGGTAATAGTATCAGAAACAAAATGTTGGGTAGAGATGCACAACAACGCCCTTGGCACAACGCATTAGCTTACGACCTTATTGCTGCCAAAATAGAATACGATGATAAAAATTTAAAAGATGCCATCAACATTGCAAGGAACATTGTAATTCGATTGGAAAATAGAGGATTGTCTTTTGTTGATTTTGGACATTTGCGAGCTGAACTAAAAACAGATTATCTAAACAACGCCCGTATCATAAAATTTGTTAAAGGGTTACCAGAACTTGTAAATACGATAGAGGACTGGTCTCAACTATGCCCAGCGTACGTAAAGAAAGCTCTAAATCTCGATTATGATATAGATTTTGGAATGAAGAAAACTTCGAAATATTTTGCTAAGACTACGAGAACTGAGCCTGTCTCGGCTCATTTTAACCGAGTAGATATTGACAAAACAAGCTCGCTAACCACAGTCCATCAAGTCAAAGGAAAAACGTTGGATGCTATCCTTATATTTTTCGACGAAAAGAACCACGCAAGTAATATTAATTTTAGAGATTTAGAGCCTGATGCTGACGGATTTATTAAAGAAAAGAAACGTATTATTTACGTGGCAATGTCAAGGCCAAAACACCTCTTGGCTATGGCGTTTCCTCAAAAAATTAGTGATGAGCAGTTGATTAATAAGTTTGGAAAAGATATTTCAACTATTAACCTTGATTGA